One Cyprinus carpio isolate SPL01 chromosome A16, ASM1834038v1, whole genome shotgun sequence genomic region harbors:
- the LOC109055292 gene encoding splicing factor U2AF 65 kDa subunit-like isoform X4, which yields MSDFDEFERQLTENKQDRDKENKHHRCSGSRSRSRDQDRKRRSRDRERRGSSRDRHGDSKDRRHRRSRSPHREKKKIKVKKYWDVPPPGFEHITPMQYKAMQAAGQIPATALLPTMTPEGLAVTPTPVPVVGSQMTRQARRLYVGNIPFGITEESMMDFFNAQMRLGGLTQAPGNPVLAVQINQDKNFAFLEFRSVDETTQAMAFDGIIFQGQSLKIRRPHDYQPLPGMSENPSVYVPGVVSTVVPDSAHKLFIGGLPNYLNDDQVKELLTSFGPLKAFNLVKDSATGLSKGYAFCEYVDVNISDQAIAGLNGMQLGDKKLLVQRASVGSKNTTLTGINQTPVTLQVPGLVNSSMNQMGGIPTDVLCLMNMVAPEELLDDEEYEEIVEDVREECSKYGQVKSIEIPRPVNGVEVPGTGKIFVEFMSVYDSQKAMQGLTGRKFANRVVVTKYCDPDAYHRRDFW from the exons atgtcagattttgacGAGTTTGAGAGACAGCTGACCGAAAACAAGCAAG ACAGAGACAAGGAGAACAAGCACCACCGGTGCAGTGGCTCAAGAAGTcgcagcagagaccaggacaggAAAAGGAGGAGCCGGGACAGAGAAAGGAGAGGCAGCAGCCGAGATCGTCATGGAGACAGCAAGGACCGCAGACACAGACGCAG TCGCTCTCCACACCGTGAGAAGAAAAagattaaagtgaaaaaatattgGGATGTTCCTCCTCCTGGATTTGAACACATCACACCCATGCAGTACAAAGCCATGCAGG CTGCTGGTCAGATCCCGGCCACTGCTCTGCTGCCCACAATGACCCCTGAGGGTCTGGCTGTGACTCCAACACCTGTTCCTGTCGTGGGCAGTCAGATGACTAGACAGGCCCGAAGGCTTTACGTCGGCAACATCCCATTTGGCATCACAGAG gagTCTATGATGGACTTCTTCAATGCTCAAATGCGTTTAGGTGGCCTGACTCAGGCCCCAGGTAACCCAGTCCTTGCTGTTCAGATTAATCAGGACAAGAATTTTGCCTTCTTGGAG TTCCGTTCGGTGGATGAGACAACACAGGCCATGGCATTTGATGGCATCATTTTCCAAGGACAGAGTTTAAAGATTCGCCGACCACACGACTACCAGCCTCTGCCAGGCATGAGTGAAAACCCCAGTGTCTATGTCCCAG GCGTCGTCTCCACGGTGGTGCCTGATTCGGCCCATAAACTCTTCATCGGCGGTCTGCCAAATTACCTCAACGATGACCAG GTCAAGGAATTGCTGACGTCGTTTGGCCCTCTGAAGGCCTTTAATTTGGTGAAAGACAGTGCAACAGGCCTCTCTAAGGGCTATGCCTTCTGTGAATATGTTGACGTCAATATCAGTGACCAG GCCATCGCTGGACTAAACGGGATGCAGCTGGGGGACAAGAAGCTCCTGGTCCAGAGAGCAAGCGTCGGCTCCAAGAACACCACACTG aCTGGTATAAACCAAACTCCAGTTACCCTTCAAGTCCCAGGTCTCGTAAACAGCTCAATGAATCAAATGGGCGGCATTCCCACAGATGTATTGTGTCTGATGAACATGGTGGCTCCAGAGGAGCTGCTGGATGATGAAGAGTATGAGGAGATCGTGGAAGATGTCAGAGAAGAGTGCTCCAAATACGGCCAGGTCAAGAGCATAGAAATCCCGCGTCCTGTCAACGGCGTGGAAGTTCCTGGCACTGGAAAG ATCTTCGTGGAGTTTATGTCAGTGTATGACTCCCAGAAGGCAATGCAAGGCTTAACAGGAAGGAAATTCGCCAACAGAGTTGTGGTGACTAAATACTGCGACCCTGATGCCTACCACCGCCGTGACTTCTGGTAG
- the LOC109055292 gene encoding splicing factor U2AF 65 kDa subunit-like isoform X1 — translation MSDFDEFERQLTENKQADRDKENKHHRCSGSRSRSRDQDRKRRSRDRERRGSSRDRHGDSKDRRHRRSRSPHREKKKIKVKKYWDVPPPGFEHITPMQYKAMQAAGQIPATALLPTMTPEGLAVTPTPVPVVGSQMTRQARRLYVGNIPFGITEESMMDFFNAQMRLGGLTQAPGNPVLAVQINQDKNFAFLEFRSVDETTQAMAFDGIIFQGQSLKIRRPHDYQPLPGMSENPSVYVPGTSLFCSPNSCVVSTVVPDSAHKLFIGGLPNYLNDDQVKELLTSFGPLKAFNLVKDSATGLSKGYAFCEYVDVNISDQHTSQAIAGLNGMQLGDKKLLVQRASVGSKNTTLTGINQTPVTLQVPGLVNSSMNQMGGIPTDVLCLMNMVAPEELLDDEEYEEIVEDVREECSKYGQVKSIEIPRPVNGVEVPGTGKIFVEFMSVYDSQKAMQGLTGRKFANRVVVTKYCDPDAYHRRDFW, via the exons atgtcagattttgacGAGTTTGAGAGACAGCTGACCGAAAACAAGCAAG CAGACAGAGACAAGGAGAACAAGCACCACCGGTGCAGTGGCTCAAGAAGTcgcagcagagaccaggacaggAAAAGGAGGAGCCGGGACAGAGAAAGGAGAGGCAGCAGCCGAGATCGTCATGGAGACAGCAAGGACCGCAGACACAGACGCAG TCGCTCTCCACACCGTGAGAAGAAAAagattaaagtgaaaaaatattgGGATGTTCCTCCTCCTGGATTTGAACACATCACACCCATGCAGTACAAAGCCATGCAGG CTGCTGGTCAGATCCCGGCCACTGCTCTGCTGCCCACAATGACCCCTGAGGGTCTGGCTGTGACTCCAACACCTGTTCCTGTCGTGGGCAGTCAGATGACTAGACAGGCCCGAAGGCTTTACGTCGGCAACATCCCATTTGGCATCACAGAG gagTCTATGATGGACTTCTTCAATGCTCAAATGCGTTTAGGTGGCCTGACTCAGGCCCCAGGTAACCCAGTCCTTGCTGTTCAGATTAATCAGGACAAGAATTTTGCCTTCTTGGAG TTCCGTTCGGTGGATGAGACAACACAGGCCATGGCATTTGATGGCATCATTTTCCAAGGACAGAGTTTAAAGATTCGCCGACCACACGACTACCAGCCTCTGCCAGGCATGAGTGAAAACCCCAGTGTCTATGTCCCAGGCACGTCTCTCTTTTGCTCCCCCAATTCTT GCGTCGTCTCCACGGTGGTGCCTGATTCGGCCCATAAACTCTTCATCGGCGGTCTGCCAAATTACCTCAACGATGACCAG GTCAAGGAATTGCTGACGTCGTTTGGCCCTCTGAAGGCCTTTAATTTGGTGAAAGACAGTGCAACAGGCCTCTCTAAGGGCTATGCCTTCTGTGAATATGTTGACGTCAATATCAGTGACCAG CACACTTCTCAGGCCATCGCTGGACTAAACGGGATGCAGCTGGGGGACAAGAAGCTCCTGGTCCAGAGAGCAAGCGTCGGCTCCAAGAACACCACACTG aCTGGTATAAACCAAACTCCAGTTACCCTTCAAGTCCCAGGTCTCGTAAACAGCTCAATGAATCAAATGGGCGGCATTCCCACAGATGTATTGTGTCTGATGAACATGGTGGCTCCAGAGGAGCTGCTGGATGATGAAGAGTATGAGGAGATCGTGGAAGATGTCAGAGAAGAGTGCTCCAAATACGGCCAGGTCAAGAGCATAGAAATCCCGCGTCCTGTCAACGGCGTGGAAGTTCCTGGCACTGGAAAG ATCTTCGTGGAGTTTATGTCAGTGTATGACTCCCAGAAGGCAATGCAAGGCTTAACAGGAAGGAAATTCGCCAACAGAGTTGTGGTGACTAAATACTGCGACCCTGATGCCTACCACCGCCGTGACTTCTGGTAG
- the LOC109055292 gene encoding splicing factor U2AF 65 kDa subunit-like isoform X2 yields MSDFDEFERQLTENKQADRDKENKHHRCSGSRSRSRDQDRKRRSRDRERRGSSRDRHGDSKDRRHRRSRSPHREKKKIKVKKYWDVPPPGFEHITPMQYKAMQAAGQIPATALLPTMTPEGLAVTPTPVPVVGSQMTRQARRLYVGNIPFGITEESMMDFFNAQMRLGGLTQAPGNPVLAVQINQDKNFAFLEFRSVDETTQAMAFDGIIFQGQSLKIRRPHDYQPLPGMSENPSVYVPGVVSTVVPDSAHKLFIGGLPNYLNDDQVKELLTSFGPLKAFNLVKDSATGLSKGYAFCEYVDVNISDQHTSQAIAGLNGMQLGDKKLLVQRASVGSKNTTLTGINQTPVTLQVPGLVNSSMNQMGGIPTDVLCLMNMVAPEELLDDEEYEEIVEDVREECSKYGQVKSIEIPRPVNGVEVPGTGKIFVEFMSVYDSQKAMQGLTGRKFANRVVVTKYCDPDAYHRRDFW; encoded by the exons atgtcagattttgacGAGTTTGAGAGACAGCTGACCGAAAACAAGCAAG CAGACAGAGACAAGGAGAACAAGCACCACCGGTGCAGTGGCTCAAGAAGTcgcagcagagaccaggacaggAAAAGGAGGAGCCGGGACAGAGAAAGGAGAGGCAGCAGCCGAGATCGTCATGGAGACAGCAAGGACCGCAGACACAGACGCAG TCGCTCTCCACACCGTGAGAAGAAAAagattaaagtgaaaaaatattgGGATGTTCCTCCTCCTGGATTTGAACACATCACACCCATGCAGTACAAAGCCATGCAGG CTGCTGGTCAGATCCCGGCCACTGCTCTGCTGCCCACAATGACCCCTGAGGGTCTGGCTGTGACTCCAACACCTGTTCCTGTCGTGGGCAGTCAGATGACTAGACAGGCCCGAAGGCTTTACGTCGGCAACATCCCATTTGGCATCACAGAG gagTCTATGATGGACTTCTTCAATGCTCAAATGCGTTTAGGTGGCCTGACTCAGGCCCCAGGTAACCCAGTCCTTGCTGTTCAGATTAATCAGGACAAGAATTTTGCCTTCTTGGAG TTCCGTTCGGTGGATGAGACAACACAGGCCATGGCATTTGATGGCATCATTTTCCAAGGACAGAGTTTAAAGATTCGCCGACCACACGACTACCAGCCTCTGCCAGGCATGAGTGAAAACCCCAGTGTCTATGTCCCAG GCGTCGTCTCCACGGTGGTGCCTGATTCGGCCCATAAACTCTTCATCGGCGGTCTGCCAAATTACCTCAACGATGACCAG GTCAAGGAATTGCTGACGTCGTTTGGCCCTCTGAAGGCCTTTAATTTGGTGAAAGACAGTGCAACAGGCCTCTCTAAGGGCTATGCCTTCTGTGAATATGTTGACGTCAATATCAGTGACCAG CACACTTCTCAGGCCATCGCTGGACTAAACGGGATGCAGCTGGGGGACAAGAAGCTCCTGGTCCAGAGAGCAAGCGTCGGCTCCAAGAACACCACACTG aCTGGTATAAACCAAACTCCAGTTACCCTTCAAGTCCCAGGTCTCGTAAACAGCTCAATGAATCAAATGGGCGGCATTCCCACAGATGTATTGTGTCTGATGAACATGGTGGCTCCAGAGGAGCTGCTGGATGATGAAGAGTATGAGGAGATCGTGGAAGATGTCAGAGAAGAGTGCTCCAAATACGGCCAGGTCAAGAGCATAGAAATCCCGCGTCCTGTCAACGGCGTGGAAGTTCCTGGCACTGGAAAG ATCTTCGTGGAGTTTATGTCAGTGTATGACTCCCAGAAGGCAATGCAAGGCTTAACAGGAAGGAAATTCGCCAACAGAGTTGTGGTGACTAAATACTGCGACCCTGATGCCTACCACCGCCGTGACTTCTGGTAG
- the LOC109055292 gene encoding splicing factor U2AF 65 kDa subunit-like isoform X3, protein MSDFDEFERQLTENKQADRDKENKHHRCSGSRSRSRDQDRKRRSRDRERRGSSRDRHGDSKDRRHRRSRSPHREKKKIKVKKYWDVPPPGFEHITPMQYKAMQAAGQIPATALLPTMTPEGLAVTPTPVPVVGSQMTRQARRLYVGNIPFGITEESMMDFFNAQMRLGGLTQAPGNPVLAVQINQDKNFAFLEFRSVDETTQAMAFDGIIFQGQSLKIRRPHDYQPLPGMSENPSVYVPGVVSTVVPDSAHKLFIGGLPNYLNDDQVKELLTSFGPLKAFNLVKDSATGLSKGYAFCEYVDVNISDQAIAGLNGMQLGDKKLLVQRASVGSKNTTLTGINQTPVTLQVPGLVNSSMNQMGGIPTDVLCLMNMVAPEELLDDEEYEEIVEDVREECSKYGQVKSIEIPRPVNGVEVPGTGKIFVEFMSVYDSQKAMQGLTGRKFANRVVVTKYCDPDAYHRRDFW, encoded by the exons atgtcagattttgacGAGTTTGAGAGACAGCTGACCGAAAACAAGCAAG CAGACAGAGACAAGGAGAACAAGCACCACCGGTGCAGTGGCTCAAGAAGTcgcagcagagaccaggacaggAAAAGGAGGAGCCGGGACAGAGAAAGGAGAGGCAGCAGCCGAGATCGTCATGGAGACAGCAAGGACCGCAGACACAGACGCAG TCGCTCTCCACACCGTGAGAAGAAAAagattaaagtgaaaaaatattgGGATGTTCCTCCTCCTGGATTTGAACACATCACACCCATGCAGTACAAAGCCATGCAGG CTGCTGGTCAGATCCCGGCCACTGCTCTGCTGCCCACAATGACCCCTGAGGGTCTGGCTGTGACTCCAACACCTGTTCCTGTCGTGGGCAGTCAGATGACTAGACAGGCCCGAAGGCTTTACGTCGGCAACATCCCATTTGGCATCACAGAG gagTCTATGATGGACTTCTTCAATGCTCAAATGCGTTTAGGTGGCCTGACTCAGGCCCCAGGTAACCCAGTCCTTGCTGTTCAGATTAATCAGGACAAGAATTTTGCCTTCTTGGAG TTCCGTTCGGTGGATGAGACAACACAGGCCATGGCATTTGATGGCATCATTTTCCAAGGACAGAGTTTAAAGATTCGCCGACCACACGACTACCAGCCTCTGCCAGGCATGAGTGAAAACCCCAGTGTCTATGTCCCAG GCGTCGTCTCCACGGTGGTGCCTGATTCGGCCCATAAACTCTTCATCGGCGGTCTGCCAAATTACCTCAACGATGACCAG GTCAAGGAATTGCTGACGTCGTTTGGCCCTCTGAAGGCCTTTAATTTGGTGAAAGACAGTGCAACAGGCCTCTCTAAGGGCTATGCCTTCTGTGAATATGTTGACGTCAATATCAGTGACCAG GCCATCGCTGGACTAAACGGGATGCAGCTGGGGGACAAGAAGCTCCTGGTCCAGAGAGCAAGCGTCGGCTCCAAGAACACCACACTG aCTGGTATAAACCAAACTCCAGTTACCCTTCAAGTCCCAGGTCTCGTAAACAGCTCAATGAATCAAATGGGCGGCATTCCCACAGATGTATTGTGTCTGATGAACATGGTGGCTCCAGAGGAGCTGCTGGATGATGAAGAGTATGAGGAGATCGTGGAAGATGTCAGAGAAGAGTGCTCCAAATACGGCCAGGTCAAGAGCATAGAAATCCCGCGTCCTGTCAACGGCGTGGAAGTTCCTGGCACTGGAAAG ATCTTCGTGGAGTTTATGTCAGTGTATGACTCCCAGAAGGCAATGCAAGGCTTAACAGGAAGGAAATTCGCCAACAGAGTTGTGGTGACTAAATACTGCGACCCTGATGCCTACCACCGCCGTGACTTCTGGTAG